The Piliocolobus tephrosceles isolate RC106 unplaced genomic scaffold, ASM277652v3 unscaffolded_15460, whole genome shotgun sequence genomic interval ccccgtctctactaaaaatacaaaaaattagccaggcgtggtggcgggcacctgtagtcccagctactcgggaggctgaggcaggagaatggcgtgaacccgggaggcagagcttgcagtgagccgagatctcaccactgcactccagcctgggcaacagagcgagactccgtctcaaaaaaaaattaaattaaatttaaaaaagcgTCATGTCAGAGCTGAGTTTGAAAAGTTCTGTTGCCCTTCCCCACAACAACATTCTGACATTCTGGCAGCCCCTTGCTATGAACCAGGTTCCGGGTCAGGCTTTGGTGACAGACAcgcctctgccttttttttttcttttcttttcttttgagacagagtctgttgcccaggctggagtgaagtggtgcaatactggctcaccacaacctctgcattccgggttcaagcgattcccctgcctcaggctcccaagtagctgggagtacaggtgcctgccaccatgcctggctaatttttatatttttagtagagacggggtttcactatattggccaggctggtcttgaactcctgacctcaggtgatccacctgcctcggcctcccagagtgctaggattacaggcgtgagccaccgcacccggccacctcTGCTTTTTTGGAGCTGACATTGTTGTGGGGGTGGCAGGCAAATGGGTTAGCTGATGACTAGGATAATTTCATGCAGATGTGAACCAGTGAAGCAATTAAATCAAGGTAAagtgtggctgggtgcggtggctcatgcctgtaatcctagcactttgggagaccaaggcaagagggTCGTGTCAGCCTAGGAATTTAAGAGCTGCCTAGGCAGCAtaccgagaccctgtctcttaacaaacaaacaaaaacaaggtaaagtaggctgggcgcggtggctcatgcctgtaatcccagcagtttgggaggccgaggcgggtggatcgcctgaagtcaggagttcaagaccagcctagccaacatggtgaaatcccgtccctactaaaaactacaaaaattagctaggcatcatggcaggcacctgtaatcccaactactcaggagggtgaggcaggcgaatcacttgaacccaggaggcggaggttgcggtgagctgagatcgcgccttttgtgctccagcctgggagacaggagtagaactccgtatcaaaaagaaataaaaaagcaaggtcAAGTAGTAAGAGAAGCGGTAAGAGTGACCGGAATAGGGGTCCCTGACCTCTTGGGAGAGGAGACATTTGAGGTGGTGATGATTTGCTGCGGCAGCCATACACGTTCAGCTTGTGAGGACAGCAGGTGTGTGATGGGGGATGAGGGAGGAAGCTGGCAGATCAGTGCAGATGAGAGGTGCCTGTGGCCTTGGGCTCATGGAAGTGGGAGGTGATGGGATTCTAATGTGCTTGGGTACAGTTTACAAATACAACCTCTCTTAGTTTGCCCAATACCTCCAAATTCCTGGGCTGGCACACCTGAGGTTCAGGTGGCATGACTGAGCCACAGTCACACATCCCCACTGTAGGATACCACCACGGTTGGGTTAGATTCCAGCACATGGGGGTCCCGGCCTGGCCTCTTGGTCCCACCTCACCTGGTGACTGGTGTAGACCACTCTGTTCTTGCCTGTTTCAGGCAgcggaggaggaggaagagatggaCCTCCCGGACTCGGCCTCGAGGGTCTTCTGCGGCCGCATCCTGAGCATGGTGAACACAGATGATGTCAACGCCATCATCCTGGCCCAGAAGAACATGTGAGTGGCGGCTGGGGGATATGAGTGTGGGAAGGAATCCACGGGCTGGCCAACATTCTTGTCTTGCCCGCCCCTACCCAGGGCCCACACTGGtgataaaatgaaggaaatgagcAAATCTGTCGCTGGCTCCAAAGTAAATTCCTTCCCGGCCTGGAGGCGAGGCCTTGGCACGGGAATCAGGGCTTTGAGGAGGTTTTGCAGCTGTGGACGGCTTGGCGGGGGCCGCAGGGGCTCCTGTCctgaggcctggggtggggatAGTTGAAGGACTAGAGGGGGCCAtatgcagggttttttgtttgtttcttgagacaagagacagagtttcgctcttgttgcccaggctggagtgcaatggcgcgatctcggctcactgcaacctctgcctcctgggttcaagtatttctcctgcctcaaccttccaagtagctggtatcacaggcatgtgccaccatgcccagctaatttttgtattttcagtagaggcaggtttcaccatgttggccaggctagtcttgaactcctgacctcgtcatctgcctgccttggcctcccaaagggctgggattgcaggcttaagccactgtgcctggctggtctcctgttttttttaagtcagattCAGATGTGGCTCTGGGGAACTTCCAGACTGAGGGGAGACAAAGCCAGACACAGACCCTCCTGGCCCTATGGTGTCAGGGCTGGGCCAGAGGAACAACCTGGGGCTAGTGGAGTTAAAAGAGTCtgattgggccaggtgcagtggttcatgcctgtaatcccaacactttggggggctgaggtgggcagatcacgaggtcaggagattgagaccatcctggctaacacagtgaaaccccgtctctactaaaaaaaaaaaaaaatgagccaggtgtggtggcgggcacctgtagtcccagctacttgggaggctgagacaggagaatggcctgaacccaggaggcggagcttccagtgggctgagatcgcaccactgtactccagtctgggcaatagagcaagactccatctcaaaaaaaaaaaagagtctgatTGAATGAAGAGGTAGACAAGGCTACATGAGAAGGACACCCTTGAGCAGGGTTTTGAAGGGTGAATAGGAGTTTGCTAGGTGGCTTAAAGAGTAGGTAGAACTCTGCAGGACAAAGGAACAGCCCATGCAAAGGTTGTGAAGCAGGCAAGGGCTTGGCATGAACAGTCAGCTGTGCCAGGTTGGGCAGGGCCCCGAAGCTGGGCAGCTCATGCCCTCTCTCCACCATCAGGCTGGACCGCTTTGAGAAGACCAATGAGATGCTGCTCAACTTCAACAACCTGTCCAGCGCCCGCCTGCAGCAGATGAGCGAGCGCTTCCTGCACCACACAAGGACCCTGGTAGAGATGAAACGGGACCTGGACAGCATCTTCCGCCGGATCAGGTGGGTGCTCAGCCCCACCCCAGGGCCCCAGCTgacctctgcctccacctccccatctaagcctcagtttccttcacaTACCAGTATAAAGGGgagatttctgtttgttttacaaGGCTTCGCTGTGCACTTAAGTGTCTGGGACAATTCCAACCTTGGGATAAAATCTTGACGTAAGTTTATTTACTGATTGATTTAATTGatcaagacagagtcttgatctgtggccccagctggagtgcagtggcgccatcttggcttactgcaacttctgcctcccagattcaagcgattcttgtgcttcagcctcctgagtagctgggattatggacatactctaccatgcccagctaatttttgttgttgttttatttttgagatggagtcttgctctgttgcccagggtggagtgcagtggtgcaacgtcggctcactgcaacctccgcctcccgggttcaagtgattctcctgcttcagcctcctgagtagctgggactacaggcgcatgctgccacacccagctgattttttgtattttagtaaagacgaggtttcactgtgttgcctaggctggtctcaaactcctgagctccggcaatccacctgccctggcctcctaaagtggtgggattacagatgtgagcgtcatttttgtattttgtgtaatttttttttttttttttttgagacggagtctcactctgtcacccaggctggagtgctgtggccggatctcagctcactgcaagctccgcctcccgggttcacgccattctcctgcctcagcctgccgccacctcgcccagctagttttttgtagtttttagtagagacggggtttcgccgtgttagccaggatggtctcgatctcctgacctcgtgatccgcccgtctcggcctcccaaagtgttgggattacaggcttgagccaccgcgcccggcctgtattttttttagtagagacagggtttccccatgttggccagcctcatctcaaactcctggcctcaggtgatccatccacctcaacctcccaaagtgcagggattataggcatgagccatcacgctcaGCCTTGcagtttatttattcttcaaaagcATAACATAGTGCagctgcgcgtggtggctcacacctgtaatcctagcactttgggaggcgggcagatcacaaggtcagagattgagaccatcctggctaacatggtgaaaccccgtctctaccaaaaatacaaaaaattagctgggcttggtggcgggtgcctgtagtaccatctactcgggaggctgaggcaggagaatggtgtgaacctgggagatggacgtttcagtgagccgagatcgtgccactgcactccagcctgggtgacacagcaagactctgtttcatatataaaaaaaaaaaaagtaacatagtGCTAGACACATAATGAAAAGGCagaatggccaggcacagtggcgcatgcctgtaattctagcagtttgggaggctgatgcaggtggatcacctgaggtcagaagttcaagaccagcctggccaacgtgatgaaaccctgtctattaaaaatacaaaaaatcgccgggcgtggtggctcacacctgtaatcccagcactttgggggctgaggcaggcggatcacgaggtcaggagatcgagaccatgctggcgaacacggtgaaaccccgtctctactaaaaatacaaaaaaattagccgggcacaatggcgggcgcctgtagtcccagcttctcaggaggctgaggcaggagaatggcgtgaacccgggaggtggaggagcttgcagtgagctgagatcgtgccactgcactccagcctgggtgacagaacgagacttcgtctcaaaaaaaaaaaaaaaatacaaaaaatccgCTGAGcctagtggcatgtgcctgtaatcccaggtactcaggaggctgagggaggagaatcatgt includes:
- the KXD1 gene encoding kxDL motif-containing protein 1 isoform X1; amino-acid sequence: MDLPDSASRVFCGRILSMVNTDDVNAIILAQKNMLDRFEKTNEMLLNFNNLSSARLQQMSERFLHHTRTLVEMKRDLDSIFRRIRLRCALKCLGQFQPWDKILTTLKGKLARQHPEAFSHIPEASFLEEEDEDPIPPSTTTTIATSEQSTGSCDTSPDTVSPSLSPGFEDLSHVQPGSPAINGRSQTDDEETTGE